A section of the Paenibacillus odorifer genome encodes:
- the aroC gene encoding chorismate synthase: MSLRYLTAGETHGPQLTAIIEGLPSNLTLDFEELNFQLHRRQKGYGRGRRMQIEKDTAQIVGGVRHGYTTGAPVALVVENKDWTHWKNIMNIEPIPGSDEEKRRVNRPRPGHADLNGGLKYNHTDLRNVLERSSARETAARVACGAVARQLLAAFGVKVAGQVIRIGEIEAPANDLPIDELIERTEQSSVRVVDKETEQKMEAYIDQIKEEGDSIGGIVECIVEGLPIGLGSYVQSDRKLDGAIAGAVMSINAFKGVEIGIGFEAGKLRGSQVHDEIMYEASKGYYRASNRLGGFEGGMTNGMPIVVRGVMKPIPTLYKPLQSVDIDTKEPFTAQVERSDACAVPAACVVLESVVAWEVAKAFLDKFGGDSLEEIKANYENYLAQLESY; this comes from the coding sequence ATGAGTTTACGCTATTTAACAGCGGGGGAAACGCACGGCCCCCAGCTAACGGCTATTATTGAGGGATTGCCAAGTAATTTAACTTTGGATTTTGAAGAGCTTAACTTTCAATTGCATCGTCGACAAAAGGGATACGGACGTGGACGCCGCATGCAGATTGAGAAAGATACGGCACAAATAGTCGGTGGAGTACGTCACGGCTATACTACAGGTGCTCCGGTAGCCTTGGTAGTAGAGAACAAGGATTGGACTCACTGGAAGAACATAATGAATATTGAACCTATTCCAGGCAGTGATGAAGAAAAACGCCGGGTAAATCGGCCGCGTCCTGGACATGCAGATTTGAATGGTGGATTGAAGTACAATCATACGGATCTTCGCAATGTTCTGGAGCGCTCCAGTGCCCGCGAAACAGCAGCCAGAGTTGCATGTGGCGCTGTAGCCAGACAGCTGCTGGCAGCTTTTGGTGTGAAAGTAGCAGGTCAAGTCATTCGTATTGGTGAAATTGAGGCACCTGCTAATGATCTGCCTATCGATGAGCTGATTGAACGCACAGAACAGTCCTCTGTCAGAGTTGTCGACAAAGAAACGGAACAGAAAATGGAGGCTTACATAGATCAAATCAAGGAAGAGGGCGACTCCATCGGTGGAATCGTTGAATGTATCGTCGAAGGACTGCCCATCGGACTTGGCAGCTATGTACAGTCAGACCGGAAGCTGGACGGGGCGATCGCTGGGGCAGTGATGTCGATTAATGCCTTCAAAGGCGTTGAAATCGGCATTGGGTTTGAAGCAGGTAAATTGCGTGGATCGCAAGTCCATGATGAAATTATGTATGAAGCTTCTAAAGGATACTATCGCGCAAGCAATCGTTTAGGCGGTTTTGAAGGCGGGATGACGAATGGTATGCCGATAGTGGTTCGTGGTGTTATGAAGCCTATTCCTACCTTGTATAAGCCACTTCAAAGTGTAGATATCGATACGAAAGAACCTTTTACAGCTCAAGTAGAACGTTCGGATGCATGTGCAGTTCCAGCGGCATGTGTGGTTCTGGAAAGCGTAGTGGCATGGGAAGTTGCCAAAGCTTTTCTTGATAAATTCGGCGGGGATTCTCTCGAAGAAATTAAAGCGAACTATGAAAACTATCTTGCACAATTGGAGAGTTATTAA